Part of the Leptolyngbya sp. BL0902 genome, GCACCAGCAGCGGCCAAAACAGCGTTACCTCGTCTTGGATGAAGCCGCTGGGGGTGGTGGTGTCAACTGGAATCTGGCCCTGGATGCGGCTGGCCAGGTAGTCGGCCAAGCTCAGCCGATTGTCGCCAATGGCAGCAAAGACTAGGACTGTTTGCCCTGGTGTGAGGGGGGAGGGCTGATCGGGATTAGCCCATTCCAAAAGCTGATCCACCAGCCAAGCGGTTTTGCCGCTGCCCGTTGGCCCCTCACACCAGCGCGGCCACCCTGCTGGGGAATGGGAAGCATGGGGTTGGGTTGAGGAGGCGATCATGGCCACACCGCAGGACAAGGCTATAGCCCAACATACCCCATTACAAAGCAGGGCAATCCCGTCGAGATTGCCCTGCTGGTGGCCTTGAAGCAGCCTGAATTAACGTCGTCTTGCAGCCTAAGGCTCAAGCAAGGGGGAAACTAGGAAACGGAAATTGCGACCACAAACAGGCCCACCACTAGCGCCGCCGCCAGACCACCCATGATGATGTAGTTACGCTTTTGGTTGGCCGTGGGCGGCTCCGCTTCGTACATCTTGGGTTCGTTGGCAAAGTTATTCAGGCGTCCGCCTTCTTCAGTGGTGTAGGGCATGGTTAAGCATCCTTCCTAAAACTTCACCTAGCTTAGCAAAGGTTGGTCGAGATCGCCCTGGGGGGATCCACCCTTGTCAAATAGGGTTTGATGTTGATGACTACAGCAAAAACTGCTCAATAGCCACCGCCACGCCCTCTTCCTCCACGCCAGGAGCCACCCAGTCTGCCGCCTGCTGCACAGGGAGAGGGGCATCTCCCATGGCCACCCCCACCCCGGCATAGCGCAGCATTTCCAGATCGTTGAAGTTGTCGCCCACGGTCATTACCTGTTCGGGCTTGAGGTCGAGCAGGTCTTCGGCCACAAAGCGCACGGCTTCCCCCTTGTTGGCGAGGGGATGGGTGGCCTCCACAAAGTAATCCACCGAGCGGGTGAGGTAGAGATCGGCGCTGGGATAGCGCTGCTCTAGATCCGCCAAAATCTGACCAATCAACGACGTGTTGCCGCTGAGGGCCAGGAGCTTAGTGGTTTCGAGGTGAGTCTGGTGATGCATCAGTGTGGTTAAATCCCCAACGGCTAACGGCTCAACGCCCGACCGTTCGGCATAGGCTTTGGTGTCATCAATGATGGCCCGCACGTGCAGTTGGTCGTCGATATAGAGATGAATGGACAACTCCTGCTGGGTCTCCAGGGGGGCGAGGTAGGCCAGCAAATCGAGGGCCAGGGCACGGGGTAGGGGAGCATGGCGGTGCAGGGTGTCGGTGCGCGGACATTTGATCAAGGCTCCCTGATAGGCCATCAGTGGCAGGGTAGACCCGACGGCCTGGTGAAACCGCAGGGCCGCCTGATACATCCGCCCGGTGGCAATGGCCACAGCAATGCCCCGCCGCTGGGCTTCGCCAATGGCCGCCAACACCCGAGGCGAAATGTCGTTAGATTCCCCCGCTAGGGTGCCGTCAATGTCTAGTACCAGCAGCCGAATATCTTGGGCCATCGTTCCTCTCCCTGCGCCAACGCTACGATAGAGCCTATTATCCCTGGCTTCCGGAGCGTGTGAAGCCTGGAGGGCCTCCGTCCGTCGGGCAATCACCAAAGATCAGCCCATCGCCCAGTTTCCTCAGTCCTCAGATGCATCCTTGGCGTTGGGGAAGATCGACCTAAAAGACCGTTACCACCTTTGTCCTTAGCCCCTTGTTGCATCGATTTCAGCGCAGCAGTTGGTCAATCATGCGGTTGGCCTGGGCTTCGTAGCCGCCGCCAAACAAATTGAAGTGGTTGAGGATGTGGTAGAGGTTGTACAAGGTTTTGCGCTGGGCATAGCCGCCATCCAGGGGGTAGGCCGCTTGGTAGCCCTCATAGAAAGCATTGGGAAAACGGCCAAACAGTTCGGTCATAGCCAAATCGACTTCGCGATCCCCGTAGTAGGTGGCCGGATCGAGGATGACCGGATCACCCTCTGCCGTCACCGCCGCATTGCCCGACCACAAATCGCCATGCACCAGGGCCGGACTGGGCTGATGGCCCGACAGCAACTCAGGTAGCGCAGCGATCAAGTCCTGCTGCTGAGGAAACCGTCCACCCCGCCGCCGAGCTAGGCGAAACTGGTACTCCAGCCGATGTTCGCGATAGAAAGCGAGCCAGCTTGTCGTCCAGGCATTGACCTGGGGCGTGGCTCCGATGGTGTTGTTCTGGTGCCAGCCAAACCCACGAGCACTGGTCACTCGGTGCATAGCCGCCAGATGTTCTCCCATGCGCCGCCAGGAACGTTCGCCAGAATGACCCAAATCCAGCCATTCCAGCACCAAGTAGGCCGAGGATTCAGCCGTACCCCAGCAGATGGGCCGAGGGACACGTATGGTCTGGCTGTCGTACATGTCCTTCAGGCCCAGGGCCTCCGCTTCAAACATGGCGACTTGGGTGGCGCTATTCAGCTTGAGGAAAAACCGCTGGCGACCATCGGTGATTTGATACGCCTGGTTAATACAGCCTCCGCCCACGGATCGACGGTCGGCCAGGGTGAAGGAGGTTCCCGTTTGAGCGCTGATGTGCTGGGCAATGGCAGTCCACATGGTTGATCGTCCATCCAAGTTGCAAAGTTTGGTTAGGCCAGATGCCAACGCCAAGCCCAGACTACATGAAATTCGCCGCCAGAAAACCCCAGCCATGCCACAGGGATTGCTGGGGCTTTTCCGGAAAACTACGGTTCTTCATCAAAATTTTGTAAAGTTTATGTATACATGATTTTATCGTGAAGTTCACTGACATCCTCCGAAATACTAGGAACTCAAGCTGAGCAGGGCGTCTATGGGTAGTTATGCCGTCATGCATTCGGCCAATTTTTGGAAAAATCAGCCGTTAAAAGACGATTTTAGGAACGTTTTACGTTTTCCAGCGTCCTGGCTTAGTTAACCTGCGATTAGAGAGCAGTCAGGATTCCGTACTATCCGTAGAATGACGGAACTCTGTCCTGAAAGGCGGGTCTAGGGGTGAAAATCTGTCGTTTAGGGTTTTCACGCATGAAGCCAATCCAACATGTGATGACTGGATTAGGTGCCGCTGCTCTGAGTATGGTGATGGCTCCCGCCTTCGCCAACACGGCTGTGGAGCAAGTGGGCACCCAATCTGCCACCATCAACGGAGACAATAACCAGGTTATTCAAACGATTAATCAGGTCAATGTGAACCATCCTGGGCTAGGGCAAGGGCTGACCAATAATGCCCGACGAGTTTCAACCTCGACGAGCACCTCTGCCACTGTTCAAGATACATTTCAAGGCGCAACCATTAACGGTTCTGGCAACGTGGTTTACCAAGAATCTACCCAGATTAATCAAGAACTGCGTAATCCACAGCGCCCTGCCCAGGCTCGTCCTGATCGAGGTAACTCTGATGATGATCGGGGTCGCGGGCGCGGCAATAGTCAAAACCAAGGCGGCAACAATCAAAATCAAGGTCGCCGCAATTCTGGAAGCAACAAGTAGAAGCTGGCTTTTTGTCACTTCTCAACTGGATAGTGGTGTTATCCCTTATCCATCTAAACCTAGGCAACGGCCATCATTCCATGGAAAGATTTATCCATGATGGCTGTTAAAACCAGAGGTTTAGGGCTCACTAAGAGCAACAAATAGGAAGTTAACGACCCACAAACTTTCCTCCAAAAAAGATGGATTGACCTCAAAAAACCTGGAACTTTTCAGTTTTTTAATCCGTCTAAAGATATGAACAAGAGAAAACCAATATCACTGAAAAAGAAGCCAAAAACACCTTGAATTTTGCGATTCAGTTGTTGATGGTCATGACAATTCTTGCTTCTGATATCTGTGGTCATTGGGATGGGTGTCTGTGGCCTTTCAGAACCATTTTTTGCTCTTGTTCAGGTTTTCATGATTTCTCATTTCCGTAAACTTTGTTGAGGATTTTCCCATGTTGAAGAACGTATCTATTTTGGGTCTTCTGAGTGCTGCAACCCTGGGTGTGGTGGCCCTTCCCGCCAGCGCCGATACGGCGGTAATTCAGCAGGGCACCCAAGATGTTTTCATTCAAGGCGATGACAACTCGGCGGTGCAACGCTCTCAGCAAATTAACCGGATTGAAGTGAACCGTGAACGGTCTAGCCGGGGAGCTGGGAACACTGGCATTGTGCAGGATATCTATCAAGGCGGCACCATTGTGGGTGATGACAATGAGGCCTACCAAGAAAGCAACCAAATTAATGTGATCCAAGATCGCAGCCGTCCCAGCCAGAGCCAAGGCCGGGGCCGCAGCGGTCGGGTTGAGGTACGTCAGCGCTAATTTCCGGCCAGACGATCACAGCCAGCGCAGACCAGGAATCTTCACCACCGTCAGGCAGGATGCTTCCTCAAGGCGCTAGGGTGTGATCGTCTGATTGATGGCCTTGCCCTGTGGGGTGGGGCCAGATCCATCACTCAGCCCCACCCTTGGGGCGAAGGAGAACCAATGATAACGGTATGTATGAAAGCCGCGATGGTAACGGTACTGCTTCTGGGGGCAACGGCTCCGGCAGCCTTGGCTAATGGCATTTCTATCCAGACGGATCGGGTTCAGGTGCGGGTGAATGACAACGGCGGGGTGCAGATCCGTACCTCGGCGAGTCCTCCGGTTATCTTTAATGCCGATGCTGATCTGCCCGCTGTGCGATCCAATCTACCCGCCTCCCAGTCTTCGGGGGTGCGGTGTGCTGTGCGGTCGCAGAGCAGCCATAGCCAAGTCCAGAGCGTCACGCCTTCAGGCGACCGCATTTATACCGAAAACTACAGCACCATTCGGGTGTGCCAGTAGTGTCTCTTACTTGCCATAGCGCCATGAATAAACCTCAGGTTATGTTGGGGGGTCTGCTGTCCTTGGGGGCCTCTCTGGTTTTCGTTCCATCGGCTTCAGCCCAGTGCGTGGTGGCCGATGTCTCTATCCAAGCGGCGATCCATGGTGGCCCGCCCGCCGAACAGGTGAATGACGTGGTGATTGATACGCCCGATCAGTGCCGAGGCAACACAAGCGTTAGCACCAGCCGCCAAATCCAGGTGGGAGGTACGGGCGAGGTGCGCCAAGTGCGCCAAAGCCGTCACCAAATTCGCAATGGCTCTGCCGAGTCTAACCGTCCGGCAGGCCCTGCGGTGGTTGTCCCTGTGGGAGTACAGGTGGATGTTCACAACGCCGCCGATACTCTGCGTACCCGTTCGCAGCCCTAGCGGATAGCGTCCAAGTCCCCCTTTTTGTGAGGGGGATACAGGATTGCCAGCGAATCTGGCCAAGGGATGGCACACTGGGCACAGTTCTTCCCAGTTTCCTGCATTTATGCACAGCCTCGAACAACTGCGCCAGGGCCAACTAGCGGGTCTCCAACGCCTCAATCTCTCCGCCCAACTCACCACCTTTCCGGCGGAAATCTTTGATTTGGCCGACTCCCTAGAGGTGCTTGATCTATCGCGAAACCAGCTCAGCACCCTGCCGGAGGATCTGCCCCGGCTGCATCGGCTGAAGGTGATTTTTCTCAGCAACAATCAGTTTGAAACCTGGCCAGAGGTGTTGGCCCACTGCCCCCATCTGAGGATGATTGGGCTCAAGTCGAATCGCCTCACCCATCTGCCAGAGCAAGCCTTGCCGCCCCAAACCCGCTGGCTGATCCTGACCGATAACCAGCTCGAAACCCTGCCCGCCGCCATCGGCACGCTGCCACATCTCCAAAAGCTGATGCTGGCCGGAAACCGCCTCACCACCCTGCCCCCAGAACTGGCCCACTGCCGCAACCTAGAGCTGATTCGCCTTGCGGCTAACCAACTGACGGAGTTGCCCCCCTGGTTGTTGACGCTGCCCCGACTGTCTTGGCTAGCCTATGCGGGTAATCCCTTCTGTGCCCACTGGTCTGCCTCCGTGGCCGATAGCCTGCCCATCGCCAACTGGGCCGATCTGGTCAAGGGCGAGGTGCTGGGGCAAGGGGCGTCAGGGGTGATCACCAAGGGACGCTGGAAAACCGATCCTGGCGATCAGGAGGTCGCCATCAAGTTCTTCAAAGGAGACATCACGAGCGACGGCTACCCTGCCGATGAAATCCGAGCTTGCCTTGCAGCAGGCACCCACGACCACCTGATCAGCCCCATCGGCCAAGTGGCCCACCATCCCAAGGGGCAGCAAGGGCTGGTATTTCCGCTGATTCCCGCCAGCTATCGGGTGTTGGGTGGCCCGCCCAGCCTAGAGAGCTGCACCCGCGACACCTATCCCCCCGACCGCACCTTTTCGTTAGCGGTGGCCCTCCGCATCGCCCACAGCCTTGCTGCCGCTGCCCACCATCTCCACCAGCGCGGCCTGCTCCACGGCGATCTGTACCCCCACAACACCCTCTACAACGACGACGGCATGGCCAAACTGGGCGACTTTGGGGCCGCGTCCTTTTACCCTGTGGATGATGTCGCCCTAGGGCAAGCCCTCGAACGTCTGGAAGTTCGCGCCTTTGGATGTGTGCTAGAAGACCTGCTGGATCGATGCCCCATCGCTGAGGATGACTCAGCGGCCTCAGCTACCTACACCGCCCTGCGTCAGCTTCAGCACCACTGCCAAGGGTCTGACCAGCGGCCTCGTTTCAGCGAGATTCTAGACCGCTTGGCCACCCATCTCGCCGAAACAGCGCCCACCCAGCCGCCTGCCTCGCCCTAGCGCACCTGCATGTGGACGGCTTCGGAAATGGTGGGAATTTCGGCATATTCTCCCCGAAAGGTTTGGATGAGGGAATAGCCTACCGAAGCCAACATCCCCAGGAACAGGACGCTGGCAAAGGTTTGCACGAGCAGTCCACCGCTTCCCAACACGGGCTGCAACAGTTGCAGAATGAGGCCACCCACCGCCAGCATAAAACTCAGCAGAATGGCCTGCATGGTGTTAAAGCGGATGAAGCGGCTGATGTTTTCGTTGCGAACCACCAGCAAAATAAGCGCAAAGAAGACGATTAGCCCAAAGAAAGGAATGGATTGCTGGAGCCCCATGTAGGCGTTTAACAGTGGGGCAATGGGCAGCAGCAGCACCTGAATGGCGGGCACTTCCTGCATCACAAATACCCCGTAGGGCAACCCAGCCGTAATCGCCAGGATGTAGGGTAGGGCAGCAAACACTCGGTCGAGAATAGTGGGGGAACTGTTCCAGTTCATGGGGCTTTTCTCCGCTTTAGGGCAGCAGGGTATAGCTTTACCATACCGCAAAGTTTTAGGCTGTTCGGGCTGTTCGGGCTGTTCGGGCAGGTGCAGCGACTAATCGTCTTCGGCATCCACAAATTCTGGGCGGCGGTTGCGCGGAATTGGCCAATCGGGGTTTTCGCCACCAATGTAGCAAGATTCGATCACCACATACTCGCGGCTAAACTGCTCTAGGGCGTTGATCAACACATCTAGGGCCAGGGCGTCGCTGGTGCCGAGGTCAAACCAGCACCGCGCCCACACGCCCTGATACTCCACTTCGCCCATGTTGTGCATCACCGACAGCAGGCTGTTATCCAGTTGGCTTTCGTCGTAGGGCATATAGCTGATATCTAGCCCAGTGTCTTGCACCTGAAGGTTTTCGGCATTGAAGCCGCCCAGCTTGCCCAGGAAAAACCAGGAGGAAAACACCTCGTCAATATACTGCTGCTCTAGACTAGAGGGCACGGTCTCGAACCGCAGCCAGATCCAGACGTTAAAGAAATCACACTCGCGGAATTCAACTCGCATTGCTATGGGGGGCCTGCACAGAGCTAGGATAGGACAGTTCATTCTGACACACCGCCTCCGCCAAACCGACAGCGCCCCAGTTCCGATTTGGCTCAAATCTGGCAGAATATCCACAGAACCAAGCCTAAACTTGAAGCTTCGGTCAAGACATTGCGGCTCCGTCTAGGGTCGTTTCCCAAAGTCGGTATGCTCTAGCCACCCCCTTGCCGAAAACGGTGGGACAGTCGCCCTTGGCTGGGGTCTGTGTGCTTAGGGATCTGTCTTGTTCGCAGCATCCCAGATACGTATCTGCTCTAATGGGCTCTATTACGAGACTTAAACTTCTATGAAAATCACAATCATCGCCATGGAAATTCCCTTTCCTCCCATCCATGGCGGCAGGGTAGACATCTGGAGACGAGTGGTAGCGTTAAGCGATCTAGGGGCCGAAGTACAGCTCGTATGTTGGTGTCCCGAACCACCTTCTGATCAGGATTTATTGGTCATTAAAAGCCATGTGAAACAGTTCTTTCCCATCACGTACAAACGGGGTCTAAGAAGCAAGATCAAGCGAACTATCAATCTCCTAAAGTATCCCCTTCAAGTGACCTCTCGGTTATTAAATAGCCAAGAATGGGACGATCTGCTTCAACAAACAAGGGGATTTTCTCCCGATGTGATCATGGCCGATCACATTCATAGCGGCTTTCTGGCAGAGCAGATGAGCGATACCTTAGCGGTTCCCTTTGTGGTGCGCTCCCACGATATTGAGCATTTGCACTACGGCTATTGGCTTAAGGCTGCTAAGGGCATAAATAAACTCAAGCTTCAGCTCGCAATACTGCATTTGAAAGACTATGAATGGCAACTCCTCTCTAAGTGTGCAGCCTTTTATGATATTTCCGTAGATGACCTCAAGTTTTGGCAAGAGCAAGGCTTTCAAAATGGTCGCTTTCTCGCACCTATCGCCGATATCACAGCCTCTAGCAAAACCGATGAGTCCATTAATGAACCTCCCGCACCAGAACAGGATGTCGTGTTCCTAGGCAACCTACGCACCGAAAATAATGTGGCTGGAGTCCTTTGGTTTTTGCAGTCGGTTTTGCCCCAGCTCAGACAGCAGCGCCCTGATATTAGTGTGTTGATTTCAGGCTCTAATCCTGTACCCAGTGTGGTAGAAGCTTGCGAAGCTGCTCAGGTGAGTTTGCTGCCCAATCCCCCTTCCGCCAGCCGAATTTATCGTTCTGGCAAGGTATTAATTAACCCCATTTCTAC contains:
- a CDS encoding Tic20 family protein; this encodes MNWNSSPTILDRVFAALPYILAITAGLPYGVFVMQEVPAIQVLLLPIAPLLNAYMGLQQSIPFFGLIVFFALILLVVRNENISRFIRFNTMQAILLSFMLAVGGLILQLLQPVLGSGGLLVQTFASVLFLGMLASVGYSLIQTFRGEYAEIPTISEAVHMQVR
- a CDS encoding fructosamine kinase family protein, encoding MWTAIAQHISAQTGTSFTLADRRSVGGGCINQAYQITDGRQRFFLKLNSATQVAMFEAEALGLKDMYDSQTIRVPRPICWGTAESSAYLVLEWLDLGHSGERSWRRMGEHLAAMHRVTSARGFGWHQNNTIGATPQVNAWTTSWLAFYREHRLEYQFRLARRRGGRFPQQQDLIAALPELLSGHQPSPALVHGDLWSGNAAVTAEGDPVILDPATYYGDREVDLAMTELFGRFPNAFYEGYQAAYPLDGGYAQRKTLYNLYHILNHFNLFGGGYEAQANRMIDQLLR
- a CDS encoding Cof-type HAD-IIB family hydrolase, with the translated sequence MAQDIRLLVLDIDGTLAGESNDISPRVLAAIGEAQRRGIAVAIATGRMYQAALRFHQAVGSTLPLMAYQGALIKCPRTDTLHRHAPLPRALALDLLAYLAPLETQQELSIHLYIDDQLHVRAIIDDTKAYAERSGVEPLAVGDLTTLMHHQTHLETTKLLALSGNTSLIGQILADLEQRYPSADLYLTRSVDYFVEATHPLANKGEAVRFVAEDLLDLKPEQVMTVGDNFNDLEMLRYAGVGVAMGDAPLPVQQAADWVAPGVEEEGVAVAIEQFLL
- a CDS encoding leucine-rich repeat-containing protein kinase family protein, whose product is MHSLEQLRQGQLAGLQRLNLSAQLTTFPAEIFDLADSLEVLDLSRNQLSTLPEDLPRLHRLKVIFLSNNQFETWPEVLAHCPHLRMIGLKSNRLTHLPEQALPPQTRWLILTDNQLETLPAAIGTLPHLQKLMLAGNRLTTLPPELAHCRNLELIRLAANQLTELPPWLLTLPRLSWLAYAGNPFCAHWSASVADSLPIANWADLVKGEVLGQGASGVITKGRWKTDPGDQEVAIKFFKGDITSDGYPADEIRACLAAGTHDHLISPIGQVAHHPKGQQGLVFPLIPASYRVLGGPPSLESCTRDTYPPDRTFSLAVALRIAHSLAAAAHHLHQRGLLHGDLYPHNTLYNDDGMAKLGDFGAASFYPVDDVALGQALERLEVRAFGCVLEDLLDRCPIAEDDSAASATYTALRQLQHHCQGSDQRPRFSEILDRLATHLAETAPTQPPASP
- the psb34 gene encoding photosystem II assembly protein Psb34; translation: MPYTTEEGGRLNNFANEPKMYEAEPPTANQKRNYIIMGGLAAALVVGLFVVAISVS
- a CDS encoding glycosyltransferase family 4 protein, translated to MADHIHSGFLAEQMSDTLAVPFVVRSHDIEHLHYGYWLKAAKGINKLKLQLAILHLKDYEWQLLSKCAAFYDISVDDLKFWQEQGFQNGRFLAPIADITASSKTDESINEPPAPEQDVVFLGNLRTENNVAGVLWFLQSVLPQLRQQRPDISVLISGSNPVPSVVEACEAAQVSLLPNPPSASRIYRSGKVLINPISTGSGTSIKSVDMLCFGKPIVTLEKGLFGLPQDARKYFKVATDADSFCQLILEGLEAGGTSAEVQAEIDSYFGYPVIQAFLDDLDSLVRAQAQVQAQPPATLAPR
- a CDS encoding DUF3531 family protein, which produces MRVEFRECDFFNVWIWLRFETVPSSLEQQYIDEVFSSWFFLGKLGGFNAENLQVQDTGLDISYMPYDESQLDNSLLSVMHNMGEVEYQGVWARCWFDLGTSDALALDVLINALEQFSREYVVIESCYIGGENPDWPIPRNRRPEFVDAEDD